From one Montipora capricornis isolate CH-2021 chromosome 10, ASM3666992v2, whole genome shotgun sequence genomic stretch:
- the LOC138019285 gene encoding dehydrogenase/reductase SDR family member 4-like isoform X1 — MYRCCAQFLRASKSVRLRSTAASNRSLDGKVAVVTASTEGIGLAIAKQLARDGAKVMISSREQENVTKAVSEVEKEEQGCSVKGVVCHVANPEHRKNLIEQCGHAIVLGKLIFLDTCNLLGSISSASSQGHQRLTLHHFGGIDILVSNAAVNPVFGPLIQTPEDAWDKIFNVNLKSAFMLAKDTIPLMEKRRGGSVIFISTIAAFKPFRGLGAYGVSKTALVGLTKVLADECGHLGVRVNCVAPGIIKTKFSEALWSNDSLSDHLLKMTPLGRLGVSSDISGAVSFLSSDQASYITGETLVVSGGMHSRL, encoded by the exons ATGTATCGGTGTTGTGCACAGTTTTTAAGGGCTTCAAAATCCGTCAGACTGAGATCCACGGCAGCTTCAAATCGTTCATTAGATGGCAAAGTTGCAGTTGTCACAGCATCAACAGAAGG GATAGGCCTGGCAATTGCCAAACAGCTTGCAAGAGATGGAGCAAAGGTAATGATTAGTAGCAGAGAGCAGGAAAATGTGACTAAAGCTGTTTCTGAGGTGGAAAAGGAGGAGCAAGGGTGTTCTGTAAAAGGCGTGGTATGCCATGTTGCGAACCCCGAACATCGGAAAAATCTTATTGAACAG TGTGGGCATGCTATTGTGTTGGGAAAGTTGATTTTTCTTGATACATGTAACTTACTGGGTAGTATCTCTTCTGCTTCATCCCAAGGGCATCAAAGACTG ACATTACATCACTTTGGTGGAATTGATATCTTAGTATCAAATGCAGCAGTAAATCCAGTGTTTGGCCCGCTTATTCAG acACCTGAGGATGCGTGGGACAAG ATATTTAATGTCAATTTAAAATCAGCATTCATGCTGGCAAAGGACACCATTCCACTGATGGAAAAAAGAAG GGGTGGATCAGTAATTTTCATTTCAACAATAGCTGCATTTAAACCATTTCGG GGCCTTGGTGCATATGGCGTAAGCAAAACAGCTTTAGTTGGTCTGACAAAGGTTTTAGCTGACGAATGTGGTCACCTGGGTGTTAGAGTAAACTGTGTTGCTCCTGGGattatcaagacaaaatttagTGAAGCC TTATGGAGTAATGATTCATTGTCTGATCATTTGCTTAAGATGACTCCACTTGGAAG GCTTGGTGTATCAAGTGATATAAGTGGAGCAGTGTCATTCCTTTCATCTGATCAAGCATCGTACATAACAGGAGAAACTCTAGTTGTAAGTGGAGGAATGCATTCAAGGTTGTAA
- the LOC138019284 gene encoding uncharacterized protein has translation MSQKIKKAIKMSIITQKGNETGGKINFPRIWRQPCRKMDPSWPYASSRAFNMPFRAINPDPRISLGHQEVNYSQPTLGSLYPFDFACSTSSPSPSSLGEADQHDSQSPSQSSQSTAKKYDKWTNEQQRYLVQLWADQQDMINSKDSRNAWRDIAEAINNKFKTNKTVDKCLRKIKYLIDAYKEKKEWNRNQTGGNLRKSIFYDEIDAVLGCRDAVTLKHVQEGGDSSSPTPSADSDSPSNLSSESSREEALDPKETAAPPKSRLERKKGQGKRKRKVNDAEDGDGDEIKAQGQRVASSMEKMQEMQMRQIDCMNQFMGDFLKAFKDK, from the coding sequence atgtcacaaaaaatcaaaaaagctATTAAGATGTCAATCATAACGCAGAAAGGAAATGAAACGGGCGGTAAAATCAATTTTCCTAGGATTTGGCGGCAACCTTGTAGGAAGATGGATCCCTCGTGGCCATATGCAAGCTCCCGTGCCTTTAATATGCCATTTAGAGCAATTAATCCAGACCCAAGGATTTCCCTTGGACACCAAGAAGTCAATTATAGCCAGCCGACGTTGGGTTCTTTATATCCATTCGATTTCGCCTGCTCAACCAGCTCTCCGTCACCCAGTTCACTTGGAGAAGCCGATCAACATGATAGTCAGTCCCCCAGTCAGTCCAGCCAGTCCACAGCCAAGAAATACGACAAGTGGACAAACGAGCAACAGCGCTACTTAGTACAGTTATGGGCAGACCAGCAGGATATGATCAACAGCAAAGATTCAAGAAATGCTTGGCGTGACATTGCCGAGGCCATCAATAACAAGTTCAAAACAAACAAGACGGTGGACAAGTGTTTACGAAAAATTAAATACTTAATTGATGCctataaggaaaaaaaagaatggaaCAGAAATCAGACCGGTGGTAACTTACGAAAGTCTATTTTCTATGATGAAATTGATGCCGTTCTGGGTTGTCGCGATGCGGTGACCCTGAAACACGTGCAAGAAGGAGGGGAttcttcatcgcccacaccttCAGCAGATAGCGACAGCCCCTCGAACCTATCTTCTGAGTCCAGCAGGGAAGAAGCGCTCGATCCAAAGGAAACTGCCGCCCCACCGAAATCACGcttggaaagaaagaaaggccaGGGCAAAAGGAAACGCAAAGTGAATGATGCTGAAGATGGGGACGGGGACGAGATTAAAGCCCAAGGACAACGCGTCGCATCCAGCATGGAGAAAATGCAAGAGATGCAAATGCGACAAATAGATTGTATGAACCAATTTATGGGAGATTTTCTCAAGGCATTTAAGGACAAGTAG
- the LOC138019285 gene encoding dehydrogenase/reductase SDR family member 4-like isoform X2 translates to MYRCCAQFLRASKSVRLRSTAASNRSLDGKVAVVTASTEGIGLAIAKQLARDGAKVMISSREQENVTKAVSEVEKEEQGCSVKGVVCHVANPEHRKNLIEQTLHHFGGIDILVSNAAVNPVFGPLIQTPEDAWDKIFNVNLKSAFMLAKDTIPLMEKRRGGSVIFISTIAAFKPFRGLGAYGVSKTALVGLTKVLADECGHLGVRVNCVAPGIIKTKFSEALWSNDSLSDHLLKMTPLGRLGVSSDISGAVSFLSSDQASYITGETLVVSGGMHSRL, encoded by the exons ATGTATCGGTGTTGTGCACAGTTTTTAAGGGCTTCAAAATCCGTCAGACTGAGATCCACGGCAGCTTCAAATCGTTCATTAGATGGCAAAGTTGCAGTTGTCACAGCATCAACAGAAGG GATAGGCCTGGCAATTGCCAAACAGCTTGCAAGAGATGGAGCAAAGGTAATGATTAGTAGCAGAGAGCAGGAAAATGTGACTAAAGCTGTTTCTGAGGTGGAAAAGGAGGAGCAAGGGTGTTCTGTAAAAGGCGTGGTATGCCATGTTGCGAACCCCGAACATCGGAAAAATCTTATTGAACAG ACATTACATCACTTTGGTGGAATTGATATCTTAGTATCAAATGCAGCAGTAAATCCAGTGTTTGGCCCGCTTATTCAG acACCTGAGGATGCGTGGGACAAG ATATTTAATGTCAATTTAAAATCAGCATTCATGCTGGCAAAGGACACCATTCCACTGATGGAAAAAAGAAG GGGTGGATCAGTAATTTTCATTTCAACAATAGCTGCATTTAAACCATTTCGG GGCCTTGGTGCATATGGCGTAAGCAAAACAGCTTTAGTTGGTCTGACAAAGGTTTTAGCTGACGAATGTGGTCACCTGGGTGTTAGAGTAAACTGTGTTGCTCCTGGGattatcaagacaaaatttagTGAAGCC TTATGGAGTAATGATTCATTGTCTGATCATTTGCTTAAGATGACTCCACTTGGAAG GCTTGGTGTATCAAGTGATATAAGTGGAGCAGTGTCATTCCTTTCATCTGATCAAGCATCGTACATAACAGGAGAAACTCTAGTTGTAAGTGGAGGAATGCATTCAAGGTTGTAA
- the LOC138019283 gene encoding uncharacterized protein: MKIRYIMVLPRDAAFAFVGILCILTCMQATMATLYNLHCIYRLQNLNIQLALLEYERAIRQRRRQRRYNPYRWRLPRPRGSWFEIHFSNRAIPPHYFKTQLRMDRDTFDVLLNLLHPSLQRQNTSLRDCIPPEKVLALGLYRLAHGNSYSTIGANFGVGKSTVIEAVQDVTEALFALRNEYIKFPVTEAETIASIETFSELSNLPNVAGAIDGTHIEIKAPLESAVDYFSRYHQYDFIVQGVVNGQKLFLDISAGFPGSLHDARVLRNSTLYRRAERDEVLNNPTAQVGRREIRPYLVGDSAYPLGPWLQKPFPEATRDRDEIAFNRELTAARVSVECAFGILKRRWRILGKRFDSKINFAVKTAIACAVLHNFCIRNGDDWDERDEDDHDDGEDDDTNVMQDGDNIREVLKEYISSL, from the coding sequence ATGAAGATTCGATACATCATGGTACTACCGCGAGACGCAGCTTTTGCTTTCGTTGGAATTTTGTGCATTTTAACTTGTATGCAGGCTACAATGGCAACTCTATATAACCTACACTGTATTTACAGACTTCAAAacttaaatattcagcttgCATTGTTGGAATATGAGCGTGCGATCAGGCAGCGTAGACGGCAAAGACGATACAATCCGTATCGCTGGCGTTTGCCGAGACCACGGGGATCATGGTTCGAAATACACTTTAGTAATCGAGCAATTCCTCCCCACTACTTCAAAACTCAGTTACGAATGGATAGGGATACCTTTGATGTACTTCTTAACCTGCTGCACCCTTCTCTTCAGAGGCAAAACACCTCCTTGCGCGATTGCATTCCTCCAGAGAAAGTGCTCGCTCTTGGCCTCTACCGCCTTGCACATGGAAACTCATACTCGACAATAGGTGCTAACTTCGGTGTAGGAAAAAGTACGGTGATCGAGGCAGTTCAAGATGTTACTGAAGCACTATTTGCCCTGCGAAATGAGTACATAAAGTTTCCGGTAACTGAGGCAGAGACTATAGCCAGCATTGAAACGTTTTCTGAACTGTCCAATCTTCCTAACGTTGCTGGGGCAATTGATGGTACCCACATTGAGATAAAAGCTCCCCTTGAAAGCGCTGTTGACTATTTTAGTCGATATCATCAATATGATTTTATAGTACAAGGGGTAGTGAACGGTCAGAAACTGTTTCTCGATATCTCTGCTGGATTTCCTGGAAGTCTTCACGATGCCCGAGTTCTGAGAAATAGCACATTGTACAGACGTGCAGAACGCGATGAAGTCCTAAATAATCCCACTGCACAGGTTGGTCGTCGTGAAATTCGGCCTTATCTTGTTGGGGATAGCGCATACCCTCTCGGACCATGGTTACAGAAACCTTTTCCTGAAGCAACTAGGGATCGGGATGAGATTGCCTTCAATAGAGAGCTAACGGCTGCTAGAGTTTCTGTAGAATGCGCCTTTGGTATTTTAAAGAGGCGATGGAGGATTTTAGGAAAGCGGTTCGACAGTAAAATCAACTTTGCAGTGAAGACTGCAATTGCTTGTGCAGTACTCCATAATTTCTGCATCCGGAACGGTGATGATTGGGACGAAAGGGATGAAGATGACCATGATGACGGCGAGGATGATGATACGAATGTAATGCAGGATGGAGATAATATTAGAGAGGTTTTAAAAGAATATATATCTTCTTTATAA